In Fundulus heteroclitus isolate FHET01 chromosome 8, MU-UCD_Fhet_4.1, whole genome shotgun sequence, a genomic segment contains:
- the rnf165a gene encoding LOW QUALITY PROTEIN: E3 ubiquitin-protein ligase RNF165 (The sequence of the model RefSeq protein was modified relative to this genomic sequence to represent the inferred CDS: inserted 1 base in 1 codon; substituted 1 base at 1 genomic stop codon): MVLSCRGGLSXIRRLRPDSHPIGGSSSKTEGGHSERGAVIGRRVLHARAPSXACPFDCAGEEERRRRGGGYRGSFPWTICLAGCAHNKEGPRMVLVQVGYLVLPVFGSVRNRGAHFSRHQHSHATSCRHFHLGAPQAPIPAEFPLGHAGQSPPSGLAAHLPAAHHPTLNALPAPPQFQDVPGPSFLPQALHQQYLIQQQLFEAQHRRILPHSSRRTQERIPLNSHRLRSGYEYSPPIHVPQPITQQPRYLAEGTDWDLSVDAGLPHQYQLQQLPQHYQHYLASPRLHHFPRNTSSAQVVVHEIRNYPYPQLHLLALQSLNPSRHATAVRESYEELLQLEDRLGSVSRGAVQTTIERFTFPHKYKKRKPLQLKTGEEEETDVDEKCTICLSMLEDGEDVRRLPCMHLFHQGCVDQWLATSRKCPICRVDIETQLNPDS; encoded by the exons ATGGTCCTGTCATGCAGGGGTGGGCTGT CAATCAGACGTCTCCGCCCAGACTCTCATCCCATTGGTGGGTCGAGTTCCAAAACAGAAGGGGGGCATTCTGAACGGGGTGCTGTGATTGGTCGCCGTGTTCTGCATGCGCGCGCTCCCAGCTGAGCCTGTCCGTTTGACTGTGCGGGAGAAGAAGagcggaggaggaggggagggggctaCAGGGGATCATTTCCATGGACCATCTGTCTCGCTGGCTGCGCTCACAACAAAGAAGGACCCAGGATGGTGTTAGTCCAAGTCGGATATCTGGTTCTCCCCGTCTTCGGCTCAGTTAGAAATAGAG GAGCGCACTTCAGCAGGCATCAGCACAGCCATGCTACCTCCTGCCGACACTTTCACCTGGGCGCTCCCCAGGCTCCCATCCCGGCAGAGTTTCCTCTCGGACACGCCGGCCAGTCCCCGCCGTCGGGCCTGGCCGCCCACCTACCCGCCGCGCACCACCCGACGCTCAACGCTCTGCCTGCGCCCCCCCAGTTTCAGGACGTCCCAGGGCCTTCATTCCTACCTCAGGCCTTACACCAGCAATACCTcatccagcagcagctctttgAAGCGCAGCACCGCAGGATCCTTCCTCACTCATCCAG AAGAACCCAGGAGCGTATTCCTCTGAATTCGCATCGGCTGCGTTCAGGTTATGAATACTCGCCTCCAATCCATGTTCCTCAGCCAATAACACAGCAGCCACGGTACCTGGCTGAAGGCACCGACTG GGATCTCAGCGTAGATGCTGGCCTCCCTCATCAGTACCAACTCCAGCAGCTTCCGCAGCACTATCAGCATTACCTGGCCTCCCCTCGCCTTCACCACTTCCCCAGGAACACGTCGTCTGCCCAAGTG GTTGTTCACGAAATCAGAAATTACCCCTATCCCCAGCTGCATCTGTTAGCGCTGCAAAGTTTAAATCCCTCAAGGCACGCCACTGCTGTGAGAGAAAGCTACGAG GAGCTGTTGCAGCTTGAAGACCGGCTGGGAAGCGTCAGCAGGGGCGCTGTCCAAACAACCATAGAAAGATTCACTTTTCCACACAAATACAAGAAG AGAAAGCCTCTGCAACTGAAGactggagaagaggaggaaacaGATGTGGATGAGAAGTGTACCATCTGCTTGTCCATGCTGGAGGATGGAGAGGATGTCAG GCGACTGCCCTGCATGCACCTCTTCCATCAGGGCTGCGTGGACCAGTGGCTGGCTACCAGCAGGAAGTGTCCAATCTGTCGGGTCGACATCGAAACACAGCTGAACCCTGACAGCTGA
- the c8h18orf25 gene encoding uncharacterized protein C18orf25 homolog isoform X2, producing MADSEKAEEFLDAECPPECLEETQTATASAQGEQDEHLKTETTTSTSSPPREKELDSPLNTEGEQSLLSMPCLMKELRRDSPESQHASTGSDKPVSRHVYESDSSNPCMLSPSSSGHLADSDTLSSGEEGAAPPVGEEGGMEAANDPGQLGRKEGSATGSGGRKSRRSHSESEMPHNAMAAKKNRCQPTVTAPGQEKQTNGKLGKVKGHRSQKHKERMRLLRQKREAAARKKYNLLQDSSTSDSELTCDSSTSSSDDDDTSGGSKTIKTDIPAGFRRASERSRVGAQIHGLLDTSSWDRNGIGSVLEEAMTRFAVMQRQTEERFRIWMEKLAHLDSDNDSSKRSSDAPEGQQVAQLSPPSSFLPSSESAETMAAYMLARETNSLAAAAAAPMNNNNILPEAVAQNGNLGAPDPGLLNV from the exons ATGGCTGATTCAGAAAAGGCAGAGGAATTTTTGGACGCTGAATGCCCCCCCGAGTGTCTCGAAGAGACACAGACGGCTACAGCCTCTGCTCAAGGAGAACAGGATGAGCATCTAAAAACAGAGACGACTACCAGTACGAGCTCACCCCCCAGGGAGAAGGAGCTAGACAGTCCCTTAAACACTGAGGGAGAGCAAAGTCTCCTCTCCATGCCATGTCTAATGAAGGAGCTTCGTCGGGACTCCCCAGAGTCTCAACACGCCTCCACAGGGAGCGACAAGCCTGTGTCGCGTCACGTCTACGAGAGCGACTCCTCGAATCCCTGTATGTTGTCTCCGTCTTCCAGCGGGCACCTGGCTGACTCGGACACACTCTCCTCGGGGGAGGAAGGCGCGGCCCCTCCTGTCGGAGAAGAGGGCGGCATGGAAGCTGCGAATGACCCCGGTCAGTTAGGGAGAAAAGAGGGATCCGCCACAGGCTCAGGGGGCAGGAAGTCTCGCCGATCGCATTCGGAGAGCGAAATGCCTCACAACGCCATGGCGGCGAAGAAGAACCGCTGCCAGCCAACGGTGACGGCACCGGGGCAGGAAAAGCAAACCAATGGCAAGTTGGGAAAAGTGAAAGGTCACCGGAGTCAGAAACACAAGGAGCGGATGCGTCTGCTGAGGCAGAAACGAGAGGCGGCGGCACGGAAGAAGTACAACCTGCTGCAGGACAGCAGCACCAGTGACAGTGAGCTCACGTGTGACTCCAGCACCAGCTCCTCGGACGATGACGACACTTCGGGAGGAAGCAAGACAATCAAGACAGATATTCCAG CTGGCTTCAGACGTGCGTCGGAGAGATCCAGAGTGGGAGCCCAGATTCATGGGCTGCTGGACACCAGTTCGTGGGACAGGAACGGCATCGGCAGCGTCCTGGAGGAGGCCATGACGCGCTTTGCCGTGATGCAGCGCCAGACCGAGGAGCGCTTCCGCATCTGGATGGAAAAGCTGGCACACCTCGACTCGGACAACGACTCGTCCAAGCGCTCGAGTGACGCGCCCGAGGGGCAGCAGGTGGCCCAGCTGTCCCCCCCGAGCTCTTTTTTGCCGTCGTCAGAGTCTGCAGAGACTATGGCCGCCTACATGCTGGCACGAGAGACCAACAGtctcgccgccgccgccgccgctcccatgaacaacaacaacatcctTCCTGAAGCCGTCGCCCAGAACGGCAACCTGGGTGCACCCGACCCTGGTCTCCTGAATGTTTAG
- the LOC105929996 gene encoding homeodomain-interacting protein kinase 2, which produces MGNKSSAPSSVPTQEASSPLPHQYKIQKILGQGGSAVVFKCFDSQTNKNVALKFAKGEKKFNYEAAMMKFLMEHGLDQRNIIKFYHSFSSNSCLVFETCDITLNDYIKERTQPMDLQDIRTVIQQLATALDALRDFGIIHSDLKTDNIMLVDKTRKPLEVKLIDFGLAFFYQKVNRNINQCLFYRAPELILGLPYSAAVDIWSLGCVMARMLLNCVLFPGESEYENLRYMVDLMGPPPDHLINAGSKSAQFFIRTVSNQWILKRPVEYWGWEHLLTHKKPYSYRFLHRAKMSHLKFEQLAATEERRECIALVNAMLQWDAEKRITPKGILNHAFIVWNSGNPSSSLHESTTALGQEPNTGKESASSATMASSTGTSQEMKVANFVDNPNQGKRHTFDIAEQPKDKNLLPLPKIHQPPCEHLGQPDLTENGLLLRNKHGGRSTSETSSKSSINQEERVPTAVVVLAPIEETDR; this is translated from the exons ATGGGGAACAAATCCTCCGCACCTTCATCTGTTCCAACCCAGGAAGCTTCAAGTCCACTGCCCCACCAatacaaaatccaaaaaattctGGGGCAAGGCGGCTCGGCAGTGGTATTCAAATGCTTTGACAGccagacaaacaaaaatgtagCCTTGAAGTTTGCCAAAGGGGAAAAGAAGTTTAACTACGAG gcagccatgatgaaatttCTCATGGAGCACGGCTTGGATCAGCGGAACATCATCAAGTTTTACCACAGCTTCAGCTCAAACTCCTGTCTGGTGTTTGAAACGTGTGACATTACTCTAAATGACTACATTAAGGAAAGAACCCAACCAATGGATTTGCAAGACATTAGAACAGTTATCCAGCAA TTGGCCACAGCTTTGGACGCACTGAGGGATTTCGGCATCATCCACAGTGACCTGAAAACAGACAACATCATGTTGGTGGATAAAACGAGAAAACCACTGGAAGTCAAGCTCATTGACTTTGGCTTGGCCTTCTTCTACCAAAAAGTTAACCGCAACATCAATCAATGTCTTTTTTATAG GGCACCTGAACTCATTTTGGGGCTCCCATATTCTGCAGCTGTGGACATCTGGTCACTGGGTTGTGTAATGGCAAGGATGCTTTTAAACTGTGTTCTTTTCCCAGGGGAGAGTGAATATGAAAAT CTGCGCTACATGGTTGATCTTATGGGGCCGCCACCAGACCATCTTATTAATGCTGGCAGCAAGTCAGCACAGTTTTTCATAAGGACAGTCTCCAACCAGTGGATACTGAAG AGACCTGTAGAATACTGGGGATGGGAACACCTACTGACACACAAAAAGCCCTACAGCTATCGCTTTTTGCATCGGGCAAAAATG agTCATCTGAAGTTTGAACAGCTGGCTGCCACAGAAGAGAGGAGGGAATGCATAGCGCTAGTGAACGCAATGCTTCAGTGGGATGCAGAGAAGAGGATCACTCCCAAAGGCATCCTGAACCATGCCTTCATTGTCTGGAACAGCGGCAACCCGAGCAGCTCTCTCCATGAATCGACCACTGCACTTGGACAGGAACCCAACACTGGCAAGGAATCTGCTTCTTCTGCAACCATGGCAAGTTCCACAGGCACAAGCCAGGAAATGAAAGTTGCCAACTTTGTGGACAATCCAAATCAAGGAAAGAGACATACGTTTGACAT tGCAGAACAACCAAAGGACAAGAACTTGCTTCCACTACCCAAGATACACCAGCCTCCCTGTGAACATTTGGGCCAGCCTGATCTGACGGAAAATGGATTGCTCCTAAGGAATAAACATGGTGGAAGATCCACATCAGAGACAAGTTCAAAATCCAGCATCAACCAGGAGGAGAGGGTCCCTACTGCTGTTGTTGTACTTGCCCCAATTGAGGAAACCGACAGATAG
- the c8h18orf25 gene encoding uncharacterized protein C18orf25 homolog isoform X1 yields MADSEKAEEFLDAECPPECLEETQTATASAQGEQDEHLKTETTTSTSSPPREKELDSPLNTEGEQSLLSMPCLMKELRRDSPESQHASTGSDKPVSRHVYESDSSNPCMLSPSSSGHLADSDTLSSGEEGAAPPVGEEGGMEAANDPGQLGRKEGSATGSGGRKSRRSHSESEMPHNAMAAKKNRCQPTVTAPGQEKQTNGKLGKVKGHRSQKHKERMRLLRQKREAAARKKYNLLQDSSTSDSELTCDSSTSSSDDDDTSGGSKTIKTDIPDGPPVVGHYDISGTDSNQESVSVETVRPTVIRHELKTHRGQDMAAHSGCIRALGSISGHAEAELSHRESSHHKGQINLASSDSEVEIVGVQENARCAHPCGGVIKSLSSWKEGSVEQLNSTNQSQLWTNVSPRPNWVSPPEVVDLTLDEDAGHKYLL; encoded by the exons ATGGCTGATTCAGAAAAGGCAGAGGAATTTTTGGACGCTGAATGCCCCCCCGAGTGTCTCGAAGAGACACAGACGGCTACAGCCTCTGCTCAAGGAGAACAGGATGAGCATCTAAAAACAGAGACGACTACCAGTACGAGCTCACCCCCCAGGGAGAAGGAGCTAGACAGTCCCTTAAACACTGAGGGAGAGCAAAGTCTCCTCTCCATGCCATGTCTAATGAAGGAGCTTCGTCGGGACTCCCCAGAGTCTCAACACGCCTCCACAGGGAGCGACAAGCCTGTGTCGCGTCACGTCTACGAGAGCGACTCCTCGAATCCCTGTATGTTGTCTCCGTCTTCCAGCGGGCACCTGGCTGACTCGGACACACTCTCCTCGGGGGAGGAAGGCGCGGCCCCTCCTGTCGGAGAAGAGGGCGGCATGGAAGCTGCGAATGACCCCGGTCAGTTAGGGAGAAAAGAGGGATCCGCCACAGGCTCAGGGGGCAGGAAGTCTCGCCGATCGCATTCGGAGAGCGAAATGCCTCACAACGCCATGGCGGCGAAGAAGAACCGCTGCCAGCCAACGGTGACGGCACCGGGGCAGGAAAAGCAAACCAATGGCAAGTTGGGAAAAGTGAAAGGTCACCGGAGTCAGAAACACAAGGAGCGGATGCGTCTGCTGAGGCAGAAACGAGAGGCGGCGGCACGGAAGAAGTACAACCTGCTGCAGGACAGCAGCACCAGTGACAGTGAGCTCACGTGTGACTCCAGCACCAGCTCCTCGGACGATGACGACACTTCGGGAGGAAGCAAGACAATCAAGACAGATATTCCAG ACGGGCCTCCAGTAGTGGGTCACTATGATATTTCAGGCACTGATTCTAACCAGGAGAGTGTGAGTGTGGAGACAGTGCGGCCTACGGTGATAAGGCATGagctaaaaacacacagaggccaGGATATGGCAGCACACTCTGGGTGTATAAGAGCTCTGGGCTCTATCTCAG GCCACGCGGAGGCAGAGCTGTCGCACAGAGAGAGCTCTCATCACAAAGGCCAGATTAACCTTGCGTCCTCAGACAGTGAGGTGGAAATAGTCGGAGTGCAAGAGAACGCACG ATGCGCCCATCCGTGCGGAGGGGTGATAAAAAGTCTGTCTTCCTGGAAGGAGGGTTCAGTGGAGCAGTTAAACAGCACAAATCAATCACAGCTCTGGACTAATGTCTCCCCTCGCCCCAACTGGGTCTCCCCTCCCGAAGTGGTGGACCTGACGTTGGACGAGGACGCTGGGCACAAATATCTACTTTAA
- the c8h18orf25 gene encoding uncharacterized protein C18orf25 homolog isoform X3, translating to MADSEKAEEFLDAECPPECLEETQTATASAQGEQDEHLKTETTTSTSSPPREKELDSPLNTEGEQSLLSMPCLMKELRRDSPESQHASTGSDKPVSRHVYESDSSNPCMLSPSSSGHLADSDTLSSGEEGAAPPVGEEGGMEAANDPGQLGRKEGSATGSGGRKSRRSHSESEMPHNAMAAKKNRCQPTVTAPGQEKQTNGKLGKVKGHRSQKHKERMRLLRQKREAAARKKYNLLQDSSTSDSELTCDSSTSSSDDDDTSGGSKTIKTDIPGHAEAELSHRESSHHKGQINLASSDSEVEIVGVQENARCAHPCGGVIKSLSSWKEGSVEQLNSTNQSQLWTNVSPRPNWVSPPEVVDLTLDEDAGHKYLL from the exons ATGGCTGATTCAGAAAAGGCAGAGGAATTTTTGGACGCTGAATGCCCCCCCGAGTGTCTCGAAGAGACACAGACGGCTACAGCCTCTGCTCAAGGAGAACAGGATGAGCATCTAAAAACAGAGACGACTACCAGTACGAGCTCACCCCCCAGGGAGAAGGAGCTAGACAGTCCCTTAAACACTGAGGGAGAGCAAAGTCTCCTCTCCATGCCATGTCTAATGAAGGAGCTTCGTCGGGACTCCCCAGAGTCTCAACACGCCTCCACAGGGAGCGACAAGCCTGTGTCGCGTCACGTCTACGAGAGCGACTCCTCGAATCCCTGTATGTTGTCTCCGTCTTCCAGCGGGCACCTGGCTGACTCGGACACACTCTCCTCGGGGGAGGAAGGCGCGGCCCCTCCTGTCGGAGAAGAGGGCGGCATGGAAGCTGCGAATGACCCCGGTCAGTTAGGGAGAAAAGAGGGATCCGCCACAGGCTCAGGGGGCAGGAAGTCTCGCCGATCGCATTCGGAGAGCGAAATGCCTCACAACGCCATGGCGGCGAAGAAGAACCGCTGCCAGCCAACGGTGACGGCACCGGGGCAGGAAAAGCAAACCAATGGCAAGTTGGGAAAAGTGAAAGGTCACCGGAGTCAGAAACACAAGGAGCGGATGCGTCTGCTGAGGCAGAAACGAGAGGCGGCGGCACGGAAGAAGTACAACCTGCTGCAGGACAGCAGCACCAGTGACAGTGAGCTCACGTGTGACTCCAGCACCAGCTCCTCGGACGATGACGACACTTCGGGAGGAAGCAAGACAATCAAGACAGATATTCCAG GCCACGCGGAGGCAGAGCTGTCGCACAGAGAGAGCTCTCATCACAAAGGCCAGATTAACCTTGCGTCCTCAGACAGTGAGGTGGAAATAGTCGGAGTGCAAGAGAACGCACG ATGCGCCCATCCGTGCGGAGGGGTGATAAAAAGTCTGTCTTCCTGGAAGGAGGGTTCAGTGGAGCAGTTAAACAGCACAAATCAATCACAGCTCTGGACTAATGTCTCCCCTCGCCCCAACTGGGTCTCCCCTCCCGAAGTGGTGGACCTGACGTTGGACGAGGACGCTGGGCACAAATATCTACTTTAA